TATGGCGGCGCCCACCTCGCGCAGACCGATGCCCGTCGCGCCTCGCGGCGCCAGGACCGCCGCTTCGCCAATCCGGTGGTCGAAGGCGTGGTGACGCTGGAAGGCGACCTCGCCGCACTCTGGCCGCTGCTGGTGATCGGCCAGACCTGCCATGTCGGGCGCGGCGCCACCGCCGGGCAGGGCCGCTACCGCCTCGTGGCGTGAGGGCGCGGCGCCTCGCGCGACCGGCGCGGGCTCGGCGCAGCGGCCGACGCGGCATGCTCCAGATCGAAGTGCGCGGGACGCGCAGGCATCGCACGGATGGCGGGCGAGGTCAGCCCTCCGCGAGCGGGTCGAGGCAGGGCACGCCTGGCGGCTCGAAATGGCGCAGGTTGCGCGTGGCCACGGGCATTTCGCTCACCAGCGCGGTTGCTGCGATCAGTATGTCGGCAAAGCCCGGATTCCGGCCGATCGCATTGGCGCGATCGGAACGCGCTCCTGCCTCCATCGCCATCCGCGTGCTGACCGGAACCAGGAAGTCCGAGAACACCTCCATGGTCCGGTTGAACCACATCGACGCCGTTTCGGCCTTGCGCATGGCGCCCAGGCGCTCCAGCCGCCCGATGCCCGGCGGATTTCGCTCAAGGCGACGACCGGCAGGAAGAGGTGGCCGTCATTGTCGCGGAACCACCGCGCCGCGGTTGCGCTCAGCCGGCCCGGCGCGATTCTCGGACAACACCGACGTGTCGACGAGAATGCCTTTCACAGATGGATGTCGCGCAGCGGCGTGCGGTCGCGCTCGAACTCGATGCCGCCCGGGAATGCGAGCAGGTGATCGGCGAAGCTCGGGGCCTCGGGATACGGATGGAGTTTGCGCGCATCCGCAACCGGCACCAGCACGGCGGCAGGCTTGCCATGCTTCGTGATCGTGGTCGGCTCGCCGCGCTCGGCCGCGGCGATTAGCGAAGACAGCTCGGCCTGGGCGTCGCGAACCTGCATGTGCTTCACGGCGCTGCTCCAGGGAGGGCTGCATAAGACAAAGGCAACTCCCCGCAGGCCGGAGCGGTCGATCGACGGCAACTGCGGCGGGTCCGGCAACGATCGGGGACCGACAGTCGAGTCACAGACGCCACGATACCCCCGAAAGCCGTCGGCACCGAGATCGACATGGATGTGTGGGAACGTTCCGCATCGGCACGTGACGGCCGTTCACGCGGCCTGATCGCGGTGAATAGATCGATCGCTTCGCAGACACGATGGCGGGTCAAGTCGTTGGAAAAATTGGCTCCCCGGGCCGGATTCGAACCAGCGACCAACCGGTTAACAGCCGGTTGCTCTACCACTGAGCTACCGGGGAACAGCGCTCGCGAAGTGCGGTGCCTATAGCAAACGCCTTTGCGGCTTGCCAAGCGGCAAATGCATTTTTTTCCGGGAGAAGGGAGGGCCGGTCGCAAATGGCCGGCGCGCGCCCGATATAGCAGGCTCGGGACGGGATCGGCCGGCCGTCCGGCGCGTTCATGCGTCCGCGCGGATCGCCGCGCCGTCGCCTGGATCGCCGCGCCATCGGCGGTCGGACCGGCGACGGCGGGCCGGATCCCGCCGGAAGAGAAGCGTCGCGGCGCGCGGCGGCGGCCCGGGCCTATAGGCCGGCGACGAGGAGCGTCGCGCGGCACGGCAACGGTCGCGGCGCGCGGCAGCGGCGGCGGACCGGCGGGTGACGCGGAGCGTCGCGGCGTGCAGCCGCGGCCGGGGCGACCCGGCGGGGAAGAGGAACGTCGCGGGGCGCGACACGGAGGGAGACACGGAGGGCGCAACGCCCGCCGGCGCGCCCTCCGGAATCGGGATGAAGGAACGGCGGGTGGCGCGGGACGATCGGCAGGAGCGGACGGCGGAAGAGAGCGGGGCAGGGGCGCCGGAGAGCGGGCCGGCGATCCATGCCTTCGGGCGCAGGATCCGCATGCCCCGGTCGCGGCGGATGCGAATCGCCTCGGGCGCGGCCCTGATCCTGGGCGGCTTCCTCGGCTTCCTGCCGGTGCTGGGCTTCTGGATGATTCCCTCGGGCCTTCTCGTCCTGTCCTACGACATTCCTTCCGTGCGCCGCTGGCGCCGGCGCACGGCCGTGTGGTGGCATCGCCGTCGCGGTCGGGGCTGACGGCCCCGCATCCGGCGCCCGAATCGCGCGGCGAGCCGTTCCGGTCGCATTGGCGCGATGGCCGCCGGACCGGCGCCGGACCGGGCCGCGCCATTCCCCGCCTCGCCGCACGTCGCCCGACGCACGGCGGATCGCGCCGGGTCAGCCTCCGGGAGCCGACCCGGACGCTGCCCGCGCTCCTGCGGACAAGGACTGCAGGCGAATCGCAACGCCGCCGTCGTCCCGGTCCCGAAGCGGAATCGGCCTGCGTCGCAGGCCGCGACGGCGTTTCCCTGGGCGGGGCGGCGTCGACGCCGCGTGCGGCCGGCGCGGGACCCTTCCCGCCGCCGCGGCACCCTCTGCAGACAGCGGTTGATTTTGCCGCCGGGCGCTTGTCGGCCCGTTGACCCTCTGTTAACAGATCGCCCATAGACAGCCGATCGCGGCGAGGCCTCGTGGCGGAGTGGTTACGCAGAGGACTGCAAATCCTTGCACCCCGGTTCGATTCCGGGCGAGGCCTCCAGCGCCGGCTGTTTCGCGAGGGACGCTTCCATCCCCCGCTTGATCGAAGCAGTCCGGCGGAGACGAACATTGACGACAAGCGCTGACTTCGCGCGGCAGCGGGCCAAGATGGTCGACGGCCAGCTTCGGACAACCGACGTCAACCGGATCCCTCTTCTCGACGCCTTCCTGTCGGTGCCGCGCGAGGCCTTCGTTCCGTCGCGCCTCAGGTCCCTGGCCTATATCGACGAGGATCTCGACATCACCCCGCCCGGCTCGGGCGAACGGCGCTTCCTCATGGAACCGTCTCCCTTCGCCAAGATGCTGCAACTGGCGGATGTCGGCCCCGCCGACGTCGTGCTCGACGTCGGCGCCGGCTCCGGCTACTCGGCGGCGATCCTGTCGCTGGTCGCGGGTTCCGTCATCGCGCTCGAAAGCGATGCCGCGCTCGCGGATCAGGCGACGGCGCGGCTCGCCGAACTCGGATACGACAACGTCGCCGTGGTGCAGGGGCCGCTGCCGGCCGGATACGCCTCGGAGGCGCCCTACGACGTGATCGTCCTGGAAGGCGCGGTGGACGAAGTGCCGCAGCCGATCTTCGACCAGTTGAAGGATGGCGGCCGCCTCGTGGTCGTCGAGGGCCATGGCAATGCCGGCATCGCCCGGCTCTACGTCCGGCAGGGCGGCTCGATTTCGGGGAGGCGGGGTTTCAACGCGGCGGTGAGGCCGCTGTCCGGCTTCCGCAAGGAGAAGGCTTTCGAGTTCTGAAGGCTTGCGCGTCTCGTCCGCGGCGGCCATCTTGGTCAAGCGTACGATTATCGGCTGCTCCGGCGGCGCGATAGGGAGGGAGCTGTCTGTGCAGGTCGGGCTCAGGCCCGGTCCGGAGTTTCGGGGGACGCAGCGCACGCGTCCGGTCAGGTAATGAGGTCCGTCGTGGCGTCGATTTCGAAAAGTCTTTTGGCAGCGTTGCTTGTCACCGCCGCGCTTGTGTCGCCCGGGCCGGCGAGCGCTGAGACGATGCTGGGGGCGCTGGCCAAGGCCTACCAGAACAATTCCGCCCTGAATTCGGCCCGCGCCGGCGTGCGCGTCACCGACGAGAACGTGGCCATCGCCAAGTCCGGCTATCGCCCGACCATCGCGGCGACCGGGTCGCTGCAGTATACGCAGACCTCCGGGCTGACGGAGGCGAGCATCCGCACGGGCTCCTTCGGCGTGCAGATCAACCAGACCCTGTTCGACGGCTTCCAGACGAAGAACAACGTGCTGGCGGCGAAGTCGCAGGTCTATGCGGCGCGCGAATCGCTGCGCAACACCGAGCAGAACACGCTCTACAGCGCGGCCACCGCCTATCTCGACGTCATCCGCGACCGCCAGATCGCGGTGCTGCGCGAGCGCAACCTCGAGTTCCTGAGCGAGCAGGTGCGCGCCGCCCGCTCCCGCTTCGACGTGGGCGAGGGCACCCGCACCGACGTCGCCCAGGCGGAGGCGAGCCGCTCCGCCGCCGTGGCGCAGCTCAGCCTGGCGCGCGCCACCGCCCAGGCCAGCGAGGCGACCTACCGCCAGATCGTCGGCGACGCGCCGGGCAAGCTGCAGCCGGTGAGCCCGCTCGCCAGGCTGCTGCCGAAGAGCCTCGGCCAGGCGATCGAACTGGCGCTGGTGCGCCATCCGGCGATCCTCGCCACCCAGCATCTCGTCGACGCCGCCGGCTTCTCGGTGAATTCGGCCGAGGGCGCGCTGCTGCCGGGCGTCACCGCGAGTGCCGGCTTGAGCCGCAGCTTTTCGGATGCCTCCCCGGCACGTCCGGGATCCGACGGCTACTCGAACTCCGCCTCGATCGGCGCCACGCTGACCATCCCGCTCTACCAGGGCGGACGCACCTCCGCCCTCGTTCGCCAGTCCAAGGAATCGCTCGGCCAGGCCCGCATCGAGGTCGACGTCAGCCGCGACCAGGTTCGCGCCGCCGTCACCTCGGCCTGGACGCAGTTCCAGGCGGGTGCCGAGGTCGTCGCAGCGAACCGCGAGCTCGTCTCGGCCGCGCAGCTGGCGCTCAACGGCGTGATCGAGGAGCGCAACGTCGGCCAGCGCACCACGCTGGACGTGCTCGATTCGCAGGCCTCCGTCATCACGGCCCAGGTCAATCTGGTGAGTGCCGAACACGACGTCGTGCTGGCGAGCTTCGCGATCCTGTCGGCCATCGGCAGCCTCGGCGTCGAGAGCCTGGGGCTCAACGTTGCCACCTACAGGCCGGAAGAGCACTACGAGGCGGTCAAGGACAAGTGGTTCGGCCTGCGCACGCCCGACGGCCGCTGAACCGTCCTCTCCCTTTTTCCTGCGGCGGCCGCGCACTGCGCGGCCGCTGGCGTTTGGTCGGGCCGCCACGCCCCGGATATCTGTGCGAAAGGGAATGGCCGGTCCGGCCGGGGATTCTCTCGGAAGGACCGAAGCGCTAGGCTTGCAGCATGATTCGGGCACCGATCGGCGATCGGGAAGGAGATACGGGCGATGGCCAGTCACGCGGCTGAACTGAAACTGCCACAGGCGGGTGGCGTGCAGCGCGAGCCTTCGATGGAGGAAATCCTCGCTTCGATCCGCCGGATCATCGAAGACAGCGATCAGGTGCGCAAGCCCGAGGACGTTCCGGCGAGAGGCGAGCCCGAGCAGGCGCGCGCCGGGGCGGCCGAGGAGGAGCGGATGGATCTGGTCGCGGCGAACGCGCCGGCTGCAGCCTTCGACCTGCCGAAGGCGCCGCGCCCGGGCGCAGACGAGCCGGTCGCGCGCCAGGCGGATCAGGACCGCGCGGCGGCACGTCCCATGCCCGGGCGCGCCGAGCCCGAAGCCCGCCGGCCGCAGCCGGTCGATCCCGTGGTCCCCGTCTCCATGGCCGCAGACCCCGCCGCCATGTCCGAAGGTCCTGCCGCGCCCGAGCCGGCCATGTCTGCGCCGGCCGGCGAAACGCTGGTGCAGCCGCAGCCGGCGGCGCACGCTCAGCCTCTTCCTCAGCCGGCGGCCGCTCCCGTCGAGAAGGCGTCGCTGATCTCCGAGCGGACCGGCCGTCAGGTCGCCGCCGCCTTCGGTGAACTCACCGAGGCCTTCGAGGCGAGCCGCCGCAAGACCTTCGACGAGCTCGCCGCCGAGATGATGCGGCCGATGCTCCAGGACTGGCTGGACAACAACCTGCCGACGCTGGTCGAGAAGCTGGTGCGCGAGGAGATCGAGCGCGTCGCCCGCGGTGGCCGCTGACCGCGGTCCGGACGACGGGCGATCGACGGCTCGCTGCCGCGGCGCCGTTCGCCTGCGCCGCGGACCGGTCTCGGGCGCGGTTTGGCCGGCAGCCTCCGGGCTCCCCGGAATGGTTGACTCGGTCCGACCCATCGGGTTTACACCGGGCTCCGGGGGTGCCGGTGTCGGCGCGCCTCCATTGCCCTGCGAGCGCGGACGTCCCAGATGCTTGACAAGACCTATGACGCAGCGAGCGTCGAACCGAGAATAGCCCGCCGCTGGGAAGAGGAGCACGCCTTCCGTGCCGGTGCCGGCGCCGCACACGGCGCCGATCCCTTCACCATCGTCATTCCGCCGCCCAACGTCACCGGCTCGCTCCACATGGGGCACGCCCTCAACAACACGCTGCAGGACATCCTCGTCCGCTTCGAGCGGATGCGCGGCAGGAACGTGCTGTGGCAGCCGGGCATGGACCATGCCGGCATCGCCACGCAGATGGTCGTCGAGCGCCGGCTGGCCGAGCGCCAGATCCGCCGCCGCGACATGAGCCGCGAGGAATTCATCGATCGCGTCTGGGAGTGGAAGGACGAATCCGGCGGGATGATCGTCAACCAGCTGAAGCGGCTGGGCGCCTCCTGCGACTGGTCGCGCGAGCGCTTCACCATGGACGAGGGCCTCTCGACGGCGGTCGTCGAGGTCTTCGTCACGCTCTACAAGCAGGGCCTGATCTACAAGGACAAGCGGCTGGTCAACTGGGACCCGAAGCTCCTGACGGCGATCTCCGACCTCGAGGTCGAGCAGCACGAGGTCGACGGCAATCTCTGGCACTTCCGCTATCCGATCGAAGGGGTCGCCTTCGATCCCGAGAACCCCGCCACCTACATCACCGTCGCCACGACCCGTCCCGAGACGATGCTCGGCGACACCGCCGTGGCGGTGCATCCCGACGACGAGCGCTATCGTCACCTCGTCGGCCGCAACCTCGTCCTGCCGCTGGTCGGTCGCCGCATTCCGGTCGTGGCCGACGACTATTCCGATCCCGAGAAGGGCACCGGCGCGGTCAAGATCACGCCAGCGCATGATTTCAACGACTTCGAGGTCGGCAAGCGGCACGGCCTGCGCGCGATCAGCATCCTGACGGTCGAGGCGAAGGTGACGCTGAAGGACAACGAGGATTTCCTCGACGGCCTGGAGCTCGACTTCATGCGCGAGGAGGTCTGGGACCGGCTCGACGGGCTCGACCGCTTCGAGGCGCGCAAGCTGGTCGTCGACCTGATGGAGGAGGGCGGCTTCCTCGCCCGCGTCGAGCCGCACCGCCACATGGTGCCGCACGGCGATCGCGGCGGCGTGCCGATCGAGCCCTTCCTGACCGACCAGTGGTATGTCGACGCCGCGACGCTAGCGAAGCCCGCCATCGCCTCGGTGCGCGAGGGCCGCACCAGCTTCGTCCCGAAGACCTGGGAGAAGACCTATTTCGAGTGGATGGAGAACATCCAGCCCTGGTGCGTCTCGCGCCAGCTCTGGTGGGGCCACCAGATTCCGGCCTGGTACGGGCCGGACGGCCACGTCTTCGTCGAGAAGACCGAGAAGGAGGCGCTCGACGCCGCCGTCGAGTACTATCTGGCGCTCGAGGGACCGTGGAAGGCCTGGGTCGAGGAGAAGCTCGAGAACTTCCAGCCGGGCGACATCCTCGTCCGCGACGAGGACGTGCTCGACACCTGGTTCTCGTCGGCGCTGTGGCCCTTCTCGACGCTCGGCTGGCCGGACCGTACGGAGGAGCTGAAGACCTACTACCCGACCTCGGTGCTGGTGACGGGCTTCGACATCATCTTCTTCTGGGTCGCCCGGATGATGATGATGGGCCTGCACTTCATGGAGGAGGAGCCCTTCCACACCGTCTACGTCCATGCGCTGGTCCGCGACAAGAACGGCGCCAAGATGTCGAAGTCGAAGGGCAACGTCATCGATCCGCTGGAACTGATCGACGAGTATGGCGCCGACGCGCTGCGCTTCACGCTCACCATCATGGCCGCCCAGGGCCGCGACGTGAAGCTCGACCCGGCCCGCATCGCCGGCTACCGCAACTTCGGCACCAAGCTGTGGAACGCCACGCGCTTCGCCGAGATGAACGGCGCGGCCCTCGATCCGTCCTTCGATCCGGCCGCAGCGAAGCTGACCGTCAACCGCTGGATTCTGACGGAACTGACCCGCGCCGCCGGCGCGATCACGCGCGGCATCGAGACCTACCGCTTCAACGAGGCGGCGGGCGCGGCCTACTCCTTCGTCTGGAACCTGGTCTGCGACTGGTATCTGGAACTGCTGAAGCCGGTCTTCATGGGCGAGGACGAGGCGGCGAAGGTCGAATCGCGGGCCTGCGTGGCGCATGTCCTGCAGGAGATCTACAAGCTCCTGCATCCGATGATGCCCTTCATGACCGAGGAGCTCTGGGCGCGGACGGCGCCGGAGGGCAGCGCGCGGCCCGACATGCTGGCACTGACCCGCTGGCCGCAGCCGAATTTCGCCGACGAGGCCGCGGCAGCCGAGATCAACTGGCTGGTCGACCTCGTCTCGGGCATCCGCTCCGTCCGTTCGGAGATGAACGTGCCGCCGGCCGCGCAGGCGCCGCTCGCGATGGTGGGGGCCGACGCCGTCACGCGCGAGCGTCTCGGCCGCCATGCGCCCGCCATCATGCGGCTGGCGCGCGTCACCGCGATCGAACTCGCCGCCGAGGCTCCGAAGGGCTCGGCCCAGATCGTCGTCGGCGAGGCGACCGCCTGCATACCGCTCGGCGACCTGATCGACCTTTCGGCCGAGGCCGCGCGCATCGGCAAGGAGATCGCCAAGACCGAGGCCGAGATCGGGCGCATCGACAAGAAGCTCGGCAACGAGAAGTTCGTCGCCAACGCGCCGGACGAGATCGTCGAGGCCGAGCGCGAGAAGCGGGCCGAGTTCGTGGCCGTTCTCGCCCGGCTGAGGGTCGCGCTGCAGCGGGTGTCGGGCGAAGCCTGACCGCCGCGGCGGCGAAGATATCTCAGCCTTCCTGATAATTCTGCGTGCCGGATCGCACGGGCCGCTTGTCAAGCGGCCCGTTCGGGCGCAAAAAGAGCCGTCACCCGGGCCGGGCCCCTCTGACAGGCGAGGCGTCGCCTGTGATGTCGGACCGAACGACGGCGCGCTCACGCGGCGCAGGCTTTTTTCCCCATGCACATGCACGACTGGCTCTGGCCCGGTTTCCTGGCGTTCGTCGCCGTCATCCTGTTCGTCGATCTCTTCGTTCTGCACCGCAAGGACCACGTGATCAGCCCGCGCGAGGCCGGCATCACCGTCGCCGGCTACGTCACGCTCGCCTTCCTCTTCGGCGCCGGCGTGTTCTGGTTCGCCGGACCCAGCCGCGGCGCGGAGTTCCTCACCGGCTATCTGGTGGAGCAGGCGCTCTCCCTCGACAACATCTTCGTCATCGCGCTGATCTTCAGCTATTTCCGCGTGCCGGCCGAAGCGCAGTATCGCGTCCTCTTCTACGGCATCGTCGGGGCGATCGTGATGCGCCTGTCGCTGATCGTGCCCGGCGTGAAGCTCGTCGACCAGTTCGAATGGATCGGCATGGCGCTCGGCGCGCTGCTGATCTTCTCGGGCTACAAGATGATGACGTCGGGCGACGACATGATCGATCCCGGCCAGAGCCGCGTCGTGCGGCTCCTGAAGAAGACCGGGCGCGTCACCGACGAGTACGAGGGATCGCGCTTCTTCGTGACGCGCCAGGGCCTGCTCTACATGACGCCGCTCTTCGTCGTGCTGATGACGGTGGAGTTCACCGACCTGATCTTCGCGGTCGATTCGATCCCCGCCGTGCTCGCCATCTCCGACGACCCCTTCATCGTCTTCTCCTCCAACGTCTTCGCCATCATGGGCCTGCGCGCGCTCTTCTTCGTGCTGTCGGGCATGATGCGCGAATTCCACCACCTGAAGACCGGCCTGTCGCTGGTGCTGATCTTCATCGGCGGCAAGATGCTGCTCGCCCATGTCTACAAGGTGCCGTCGACGGTGGCGCTGGCCGTCACGGCGATCCTGATCCTTGGCTCGGTCGCGGCCTCCGTGCTCACGCGCGAGAACAAGGAAGGCAAGGCCTAGCGTCGACAGGTCTTGCCTCCGGTCTCGCCGGGGCATCGTCGGCAGTGTCGATTCCGCAACACTTGTTCAGGAAGAATTCACGCTCGCAAACGCCATCTGGCGGTTGCCGCGTTCCCGCCATAAACGAGTAGCAACTCAGTAGACATCGCGAAGGCGCCAGGTGCGGCCATCGCTGCGAGTTGGCCCGGGACGGGCGCGAAACGGAACGTGGATGCCATGGGGACAGGGACCGGTCTGCGGATGGGAGAGGGCTCGCCGAGCCGTCTCTGCCCGACTGGATCGTTTGTCTTTCCGGCAGGAAAAGCCGATTGAAATGCCGATGAGTGCGTGGGTCCGTGCGACCCTGTTGAGCGGTGTCGTTGGAGCCGGCCTGATCGCTGCGGGAAGCGCCCACGCGCTTGATCCCAAGACGATGCAGGAGAAGGGCTCGAGCCCCTGGGACATGTTCCGCTTCGGCTTCGACGCCTACCGGCAGGGGCACAAGCAGGAAGCGGTCGAGGCCTATCGCTACGCAGCCGACAACGGCCAGCTCGGCGCGCGCTGGAAGCTCGCGCGCATGTATGCCGAGGGCGACGGCGTCCAGCGCAACGACTACGAGGCCTTCAAGGCCTTCAGCCTGATCGTGCAGCAGGACGTGGAGCCTGGCAGTCCGGAAGAGAGCTACGTCTCCGACGCGCTGGTGGCGCTGGCCGGCTATGTCCGCACCGGCATTCCCGGGACACCCGTCCAGGCCAATCCGGCCGCCGCGCAGGACTATTACATGCGCGCCGCGGCCACCTACCGCAACCCGGCCGCCCAGTACGAGATCGGCCGGATGTTCCTCCGCGGCGAAGGCGTCAAGGTCAGCGTCAAGCAGGCCGGCCGCTGGTTCCAGCTCGCCGCCGAGAAGGGCCATTCCGGCGCCCAGGCCACCCTCGGCGACCTCCTCTTCCAGAGCGGCAAGGTGGTGAAGGGCCTGGCGATGATGACCGCCGCGCTCGAGCGCGCCTCGCCCTCCGATCAGATCTGGATCCGCAGCCTGCAGGAGGAAGCCTTCTCGCTCGCCGGCGAATCCGACCGCCGCACCGCCATCGCGCTGGCCGAGGACATGCTGCGCCGCGGCGCCCGCTGATCAGCCATTTCTCCGTCGGCAGCCGGGGCTTTTCCACCTTGCGCGGCCCATGATCGTGATCGGCGTCAGCCCTGGCCGGAGTCGCGCGGTAAAGCCGTGTCGGTGGCG
The nucleotide sequence above comes from Aquibium microcysteis. Encoded proteins:
- a CDS encoding type II toxin-antitoxin system Phd/YefM family antitoxin; translation: MQVRDAQAELSSLIAAAERGEPTTITKHGKPAAVLVPVADARKLHPYPEAPSFADHLLAFPGGIEFERDRTPLRDIHL
- a CDS encoding protein-L-isoaspartate O-methyltransferase family protein — encoded protein: MVDGQLRTTDVNRIPLLDAFLSVPREAFVPSRLRSLAYIDEDLDITPPGSGERRFLMEPSPFAKMLQLADVGPADVVLDVGAGSGYSAAILSLVAGSVIALESDAALADQATARLAELGYDNVAVVQGPLPAGYASEAPYDVIVLEGAVDEVPQPIFDQLKDGGRLVVVEGHGNAGIARLYVRQGGSISGRRGFNAAVRPLSGFRKEKAFEF
- a CDS encoding TolC family outer membrane protein, yielding MASISKSLLAALLVTAALVSPGPASAETMLGALAKAYQNNSALNSARAGVRVTDENVAIAKSGYRPTIAATGSLQYTQTSGLTEASIRTGSFGVQINQTLFDGFQTKNNVLAAKSQVYAARESLRNTEQNTLYSAATAYLDVIRDRQIAVLRERNLEFLSEQVRAARSRFDVGEGTRTDVAQAEASRSAAVAQLSLARATAQASEATYRQIVGDAPGKLQPVSPLARLLPKSLGQAIELALVRHPAILATQHLVDAAGFSVNSAEGALLPGVTASAGLSRSFSDASPARPGSDGYSNSASIGATLTIPLYQGGRTSALVRQSKESLGQARIEVDVSRDQVRAAVTSAWTQFQAGAEVVAANRELVSAAQLALNGVIEERNVGQRTTLDVLDSQASVITAQVNLVSAEHDVVLASFAILSAIGSLGVESLGLNVATYRPEEHYEAVKDKWFGLRTPDGR
- a CDS encoding PopZ family protein is translated as MASHAAELKLPQAGGVQREPSMEEILASIRRIIEDSDQVRKPEDVPARGEPEQARAGAAEEERMDLVAANAPAAAFDLPKAPRPGADEPVARQADQDRAAARPMPGRAEPEARRPQPVDPVVPVSMAADPAAMSEGPAAPEPAMSAPAGETLVQPQPAAHAQPLPQPAAAPVEKASLISERTGRQVAAAFGELTEAFEASRRKTFDELAAEMMRPMLQDWLDNNLPTLVEKLVREEIERVARGGR
- a CDS encoding valine--tRNA ligase, producing MLDKTYDAASVEPRIARRWEEEHAFRAGAGAAHGADPFTIVIPPPNVTGSLHMGHALNNTLQDILVRFERMRGRNVLWQPGMDHAGIATQMVVERRLAERQIRRRDMSREEFIDRVWEWKDESGGMIVNQLKRLGASCDWSRERFTMDEGLSTAVVEVFVTLYKQGLIYKDKRLVNWDPKLLTAISDLEVEQHEVDGNLWHFRYPIEGVAFDPENPATYITVATTRPETMLGDTAVAVHPDDERYRHLVGRNLVLPLVGRRIPVVADDYSDPEKGTGAVKITPAHDFNDFEVGKRHGLRAISILTVEAKVTLKDNEDFLDGLELDFMREEVWDRLDGLDRFEARKLVVDLMEEGGFLARVEPHRHMVPHGDRGGVPIEPFLTDQWYVDAATLAKPAIASVREGRTSFVPKTWEKTYFEWMENIQPWCVSRQLWWGHQIPAWYGPDGHVFVEKTEKEALDAAVEYYLALEGPWKAWVEEKLENFQPGDILVRDEDVLDTWFSSALWPFSTLGWPDRTEELKTYYPTSVLVTGFDIIFFWVARMMMMGLHFMEEEPFHTVYVHALVRDKNGAKMSKSKGNVIDPLELIDEYGADALRFTLTIMAAQGRDVKLDPARIAGYRNFGTKLWNATRFAEMNGAALDPSFDPAAAKLTVNRWILTELTRAAGAITRGIETYRFNEAAGAAYSFVWNLVCDWYLELLKPVFMGEDEAAKVESRACVAHVLQEIYKLLHPMMPFMTEELWARTAPEGSARPDMLALTRWPQPNFADEAAAAEINWLVDLVSGIRSVRSEMNVPPAAQAPLAMVGADAVTRERLGRHAPAIMRLARVTAIELAAEAPKGSAQIVVGEATACIPLGDLIDLSAEAARIGKEIAKTEAEIGRIDKKLGNEKFVANAPDEIVEAEREKRAEFVAVLARLRVALQRVSGEA
- a CDS encoding TerC family protein; amino-acid sequence: MHMHDWLWPGFLAFVAVILFVDLFVLHRKDHVISPREAGITVAGYVTLAFLFGAGVFWFAGPSRGAEFLTGYLVEQALSLDNIFVIALIFSYFRVPAEAQYRVLFYGIVGAIVMRLSLIVPGVKLVDQFEWIGMALGALLIFSGYKMMTSGDDMIDPGQSRVVRLLKKTGRVTDEYEGSRFFVTRQGLLYMTPLFVVLMTVEFTDLIFAVDSIPAVLAISDDPFIVFSSNVFAIMGLRALFFVLSGMMREFHHLKTGLSLVLIFIGGKMLLAHVYKVPSTVALAVTAILILGSVAASVLTRENKEGKA
- a CDS encoding tetratricopeptide repeat protein, which codes for MSAWVRATLLSGVVGAGLIAAGSAHALDPKTMQEKGSSPWDMFRFGFDAYRQGHKQEAVEAYRYAADNGQLGARWKLARMYAEGDGVQRNDYEAFKAFSLIVQQDVEPGSPEESYVSDALVALAGYVRTGIPGTPVQANPAAAQDYYMRAAATYRNPAAQYEIGRMFLRGEGVKVSVKQAGRWFQLAAEKGHSGAQATLGDLLFQSGKVVKGLAMMTAALERASPSDQIWIRSLQEEAFSLAGESDRRTAIALAEDMLRRGAR